A window of the Streptomyces finlayi genome harbors these coding sequences:
- a CDS encoding AIM24 family protein, with product MNQQLAGFAPTPVTARMENHGSTMLKVAMATGQDLYARTGSMVAYEGFIQYEPNPPAARQAASQWITGEGAPVMKCSGDGLLYLADYGADVIVINLNNDSLSVNGTNLLAFDAHLAWGVEKVKGLAKFAGQGLWNVGIQGTGWVAITSRGTPIVVDCGRGEDETYVDPDALVAWSPNLKVKGKRSFKASSLIGRGSGEAYQMAFSGEGIVVVQPSEDSTDRLRIRN from the coding sequence ATGAACCAGCAACTCGCGGGCTTCGCCCCGACCCCCGTAACCGCCCGGATGGAGAATCACGGCAGCACGATGCTCAAGGTCGCCATGGCCACGGGCCAGGACCTGTACGCCCGCACCGGTTCGATGGTGGCGTACGAGGGCTTCATCCAGTACGAACCCAACCCGCCCGCCGCCCGGCAGGCCGCCTCCCAGTGGATCACCGGCGAGGGCGCACCTGTCATGAAGTGCTCGGGTGACGGGCTGCTCTACCTCGCCGACTACGGTGCCGATGTGATCGTGATCAACCTCAACAACGACTCCCTCTCGGTCAACGGCACCAATCTCCTGGCCTTCGACGCCCATCTCGCATGGGGCGTCGAGAAGGTCAAGGGGCTCGCCAAGTTCGCCGGCCAGGGCTTGTGGAACGTCGGCATCCAGGGCACCGGGTGGGTGGCCATCACCTCCCGCGGTACCCCGATCGTCGTCGACTGCGGCCGGGGCGAGGACGAGACGTACGTCGACCCGGACGCCCTGGTCGCGTGGTCCCCGAACCTCAAGGTGAAGGGCAAGCGCAGCTTCAAGGCCTCCTCGCTCATCGGGCGCGGCAGCGGAGAGGCCTACCAGATGGCCTTCTCCGGTGAGGGCATCGTCGTCGTCCAGCCGAGCGAGGACAGTACCGACCGCCTGCGGATCCGGAACTGA
- a CDS encoding zinc-dependent metalloprotease → MSDTPFGFGLPPEEPENGDEGKKKDPTGGGQGPGGPGNPFGFGPGAGGDNPFAAMFGSMNPNDLGAAFQQLGQMLSYEGGPVNWDMAKQIARQTVSQGTPDGTKDASVGPAERTAVDEALRLADLWLDGVTSLPSGSVSTVAWSRAEWVEASLPAWQQLVDPVAERVGLAMGDVLPEEMQAMAGPLIGMMRSMGGAMFGQQIGQAVGVLAGEVVGSTDIGLPLGPAGKAALLPLNVEQFGKDLGVSQDEVRLYLALREAAHQRLFAHVPWLRSHLFGAVEAYARGIKVDTSKLEDVVGQFDPTQPEQLQDALQQGMFQPEDTPEQKASLARLETALALVEGWVDAVVHEAAKSRLTSADALRETLRRRRASGGPAEQTFATLIGLQLRPRRLRDASRLWASLTDARGVDGRDALWEHPDMLPTARDLDDPDGFVHHEQLDFSELDKMLGEAANGPRKPASEADGTEAPGTEAPGPDGQGEGDKGSKDDSDQ, encoded by the coding sequence GTGAGTGACACCCCATTCGGATTCGGCCTTCCGCCGGAGGAGCCGGAGAACGGCGACGAGGGCAAGAAGAAGGACCCCACCGGAGGTGGCCAGGGTCCGGGCGGTCCGGGCAATCCGTTCGGCTTCGGTCCCGGGGCGGGCGGTGACAATCCGTTCGCAGCCATGTTCGGTTCGATGAACCCGAACGACCTGGGGGCCGCCTTCCAGCAGCTCGGCCAGATGCTCAGCTACGAGGGCGGTCCCGTGAACTGGGACATGGCCAAGCAGATCGCCCGCCAGACGGTCTCCCAGGGCACACCGGACGGCACCAAGGACGCGAGCGTGGGTCCGGCGGAGCGGACGGCTGTCGATGAGGCGCTGCGGCTGGCGGACCTGTGGCTGGACGGCGTGACGTCGCTCCCCTCAGGCTCGGTGTCGACCGTGGCCTGGAGTCGCGCGGAGTGGGTCGAGGCGTCCCTCCCCGCCTGGCAGCAGCTCGTCGACCCGGTGGCCGAGCGTGTCGGCCTGGCGATGGGCGATGTCCTGCCCGAGGAGATGCAGGCCATGGCCGGCCCGCTGATCGGCATGATGCGGTCGATGGGCGGCGCCATGTTCGGCCAGCAGATCGGGCAGGCCGTCGGTGTCCTCGCCGGCGAGGTGGTCGGTTCCACGGACATCGGGCTGCCACTGGGCCCGGCCGGCAAGGCCGCGCTCCTTCCGTTGAACGTCGAGCAGTTCGGCAAGGACCTGGGCGTGTCCCAGGACGAGGTGCGGCTCTACCTGGCGCTGCGTGAGGCCGCCCACCAGCGGCTCTTCGCCCATGTGCCGTGGCTGCGCTCGCACCTCTTCGGTGCGGTCGAGGCGTACGCGCGCGGCATCAAGGTCGACACGAGCAAGCTGGAGGACGTGGTCGGCCAGTTCGACCCGACACAGCCCGAGCAGCTGCAGGACGCCCTCCAGCAGGGAATGTTCCAGCCGGAGGACACCCCGGAGCAGAAGGCGTCGCTGGCCCGCCTGGAGACGGCGCTCGCACTGGTCGAGGGCTGGGTCGACGCCGTGGTCCACGAGGCCGCCAAGTCACGGCTGACCTCGGCGGACGCACTGCGCGAGACCCTGCGCAGGCGCCGGGCGTCCGGGGGTCCAGCGGAGCAGACGTTCGCCACACTGATCGGGCTCCAGCTCCGTCCGCGCCGGCTGCGCGATGCCTCCCGGCTGTGGGCCTCGCTCACGGACGCGCGGGGTGTCGACGGCCGTGACGCTCTGTGGGAGCACCCGGACATGCTGCCTACGGCCCGTGACCTGGACGATCCGGACGGCTTCGTCCACCACGAGCAGCTGGACTTCTCCGAGCTGGACAAGATGCTCGGCGAGGCCGCCAACGGGCCTCGGAAGCCCGCCTCCGAGGCGGACGGCACCGAAGCTCCGGGCACCGAAGCTCCGGGCCCCGACGGCCAAGGCGAGGGTGACAAGGGCAGCAAGGACGACTCCGACCAGTGA
- a CDS encoding AIM24 family protein, giving the protein MQSPLFAHTEQQSQDRYAIQNPQLLRVSLTGHDDILARKGAMVAYQGLMEFDGEYRSQGQRRARANTGEGLDLMRCTGQGTVYLANLAQYIHVVDVGQEGMTVDSSYVLALDSALHTEVIAVDSQYGISGTGKYQLNITGTGKVALMTSGLPLMMQVTPDKYVNVDADAIVAWSSSLRVQMQAQTHSSGVRRRRGNTGEGWELSFLGQGFALVQPSEVMPPQHAEVGQGARAQFGVGQQGAHAQNQNNAWN; this is encoded by the coding sequence ATGCAGAGTCCGCTTTTCGCTCATACCGAGCAGCAGTCCCAGGACCGGTACGCCATCCAGAACCCGCAGCTCCTGCGGGTCTCGCTGACCGGCCACGACGACATCCTCGCCCGCAAGGGGGCCATGGTCGCGTACCAGGGGCTGATGGAGTTCGACGGCGAGTATCGCTCCCAGGGCCAGCGCCGCGCCCGTGCCAACACGGGTGAAGGTCTCGACCTGATGCGCTGCACCGGGCAGGGCACCGTCTATCTGGCCAACCTCGCCCAGTACATCCACGTCGTGGACGTCGGTCAGGAGGGCATGACGGTGGACAGTTCCTATGTCCTCGCCCTCGACTCCGCGCTGCACACCGAGGTCATCGCGGTGGACAGCCAGTACGGCATCTCGGGCACCGGGAAGTACCAGCTCAACATCACCGGCACCGGCAAGGTCGCGCTGATGACCTCCGGCCTGCCGCTGATGATGCAGGTGACGCCGGACAAGTACGTGAACGTCGACGCCGACGCGATCGTGGCCTGGTCCAGCTCGCTGCGCGTGCAGATGCAGGCCCAGACGCACTCCTCCGGGGTCAGGCGGCGGCGCGGCAACACCGGCGAAGGCTGGGAGCTCAGCTTCCTCGGACAGGGTTTCGCCCTCGTCCAGCCGAGTGAGGTCATGCCCCCGCAGCACGCCGAGGTCGGGCAGGGCGCCCGCGCCCAGTTCGGCGTCGGTCAGCAGGGTGCGCACGCGCAGAACCAGAACAACGCCTGGAACTGA
- a CDS encoding NUDIX hydrolase → MSLHDDAVLVLKGYTPADDLAQDDLRQVYLDHLAQHPDGLWKVCGAGHLTASALVIDAERGRVLLTLHRKLRMWLQMGGHCEPQDAALAAAALREATEESGIEGLTLLPGGPVRLDRHPIPAPCHWHLDVQYAALAPDGSTERISDESLDLRWYAYDEVPAVADASVVRLLEGTLAALEQRA, encoded by the coding sequence GTGAGCCTGCACGATGACGCGGTCCTCGTACTGAAGGGCTACACCCCGGCGGACGACCTGGCGCAGGACGACCTGCGCCAGGTCTACCTGGACCATCTGGCACAGCACCCGGACGGCCTGTGGAAGGTATGCGGGGCCGGGCACCTCACCGCCAGCGCCCTGGTGATCGACGCCGAGCGCGGCAGGGTGCTGCTGACCCTGCACAGGAAGCTGCGGATGTGGCTCCAGATGGGCGGGCACTGTGAGCCGCAGGACGCCGCCCTGGCCGCCGCCGCCCTCCGTGAGGCGACGGAGGAATCCGGGATCGAGGGCCTGACGCTACTGCCCGGCGGACCGGTCCGGCTGGACCGGCACCCGATTCCGGCGCCCTGCCACTGGCACCTCGACGTGCAGTACGCGGCGCTCGCGCCGGACGGGTCCACCGAGCGGATCAGCGACGAATCGCTGGACCTGAGGTGGTATGCGTACGACGAGGTCCCTGCCGTGGCCGACGCCTCGGTCGTACGGCTGCTGGAAGGCACTCTCGCCGCGCTGGAACAGCGCGCGTAG
- a CDS encoding M48 metallopeptidase family protein, producing the protein MPAEPSPGFAGGIPVRSAGSDQGSVAARQPRASATSAVEVRRSARRNRTVSAYREGDRTIVLIPARMSEAEEQRWVGVMLDKLAAQESKRVIGDSELAERAERLSTQYFQGRARPASVRWVTNQNTRWGSCTPAEGSIRLSHRLQGMPEYVVDYVLVHELAHLLVPGHGPRFWRLLEAYPRTERARGYLEGVVAADRLPHLPAAREE; encoded by the coding sequence GTGCCTGCCGAACCCTCTCCCGGCTTCGCCGGGGGCATCCCCGTGCGCAGCGCCGGAAGTGATCAGGGCAGCGTGGCCGCCCGTCAGCCCCGCGCTTCGGCGACGAGCGCGGTCGAGGTCCGCAGGAGTGCCCGGCGTAACAGAACGGTGTCCGCCTACCGGGAGGGCGACCGCACCATCGTGCTGATCCCCGCCCGGATGTCGGAGGCGGAGGAACAACGCTGGGTGGGTGTGATGCTCGACAAGCTCGCCGCGCAGGAGAGCAAGCGTGTCATCGGCGACAGTGAGCTGGCCGAGCGCGCCGAGCGGTTGTCCACCCAGTACTTCCAGGGCCGGGCGAGGCCCGCCTCCGTCCGGTGGGTGACCAACCAGAACACCCGATGGGGCTCCTGCACCCCGGCCGAGGGCTCCATCCGCCTGTCGCACCGGCTGCAGGGCATGCCGGAGTACGTCGTCGACTACGTGCTCGTCCACGAGCTGGCCCATCTCCTGGTCCCCGGTCACGGTCCGCGTTTCTGGCGGCTGCTGGAGGCGTACCCCCGCACCGAACGGGCCAGGGGCTATCTCGAAGGTGTCGTGGCGGCGGACCGCCTTCCGCACCTGCCCGCCGCACGCGAAGAGTGA
- a CDS encoding TerD family protein, with amino-acid sequence MAREFQRGHKAKISDLTPGTDLYVGVQITGPGLTFDISCFGLDANEQLSDDRYFIFFNQPKSPEESIQLLGAQSGDTESFRVTLDRVPASIHKLSFTATLDGAGQMSQVGPGYIRIVAGGEEVVKYAFTGSEFTTERAVMLGDFYLKDVWRFAAVGQGFDGGLDALLKNFGGEVAEEAPAAPQPQAAAPSFAQPAQATEPPAFGAPVPQAPQPAPAFGAPAAAPAPPQQPMHSAPTMAAPVAPHAPSPYGQPQAPQQPQFGQVPGQGAPPAAPYGQQPPAPFGQQAPPAFGQQPPGMPQGIPQGVPQGGAGLHAALQLYKEAPTGQRWTSQNQQLMRVDLTMGGNPVLARQGSMVMYQGKVDFGYKSAGFAGRVVGNATGQEMQLMRCTGRGQVFLAEEGAHLHPIELQGDGICVSAESVLAFDESLQYEVRRIEGHGIPGGALFTMLFQGTGTVVVKTHGVPVVLPVTPTTFADCNAVVAWSAASQVILSSQVRLRRNAYPGHSGETVNLQFRGAPGNFIVVQPYEV; translated from the coding sequence ATGGCCAGGGAATTCCAACGCGGCCACAAGGCCAAGATCAGTGACCTCACTCCAGGGACGGATCTGTACGTAGGCGTGCAGATCACCGGACCCGGACTGACCTTCGACATCAGCTGCTTCGGCCTCGACGCCAATGAGCAGCTCTCCGACGACCGGTATTTCATCTTCTTCAACCAGCCGAAGTCGCCCGAGGAGTCCATTCAGCTGCTGGGTGCCCAGTCCGGCGACACCGAGTCGTTCCGCGTCACGCTCGACCGCGTTCCGGCGAGCATCCACAAGCTGTCGTTCACGGCGACTCTCGACGGTGCGGGACAGATGTCGCAGGTCGGGCCCGGATACATCCGGATCGTGGCGGGCGGCGAAGAGGTGGTGAAGTACGCCTTCACCGGGTCGGAGTTCACCACCGAGCGCGCCGTGATGCTGGGCGACTTCTACCTCAAGGACGTCTGGCGTTTCGCCGCCGTCGGGCAGGGTTTCGACGGTGGCCTGGACGCGCTCCTGAAGAACTTCGGCGGCGAGGTCGCGGAGGAAGCTCCGGCCGCCCCGCAGCCGCAGGCCGCCGCGCCGTCGTTCGCCCAGCCCGCGCAGGCGACCGAACCCCCGGCCTTCGGAGCTCCGGTTCCGCAGGCACCTCAGCCGGCCCCGGCCTTCGGAGCCCCTGCCGCGGCACCCGCGCCGCCGCAGCAGCCGATGCATTCGGCGCCGACCATGGCAGCCCCGGTGGCACCGCATGCCCCGTCCCCGTACGGGCAGCCACAGGCGCCGCAGCAGCCGCAGTTCGGCCAGGTTCCCGGGCAGGGCGCACCGCCCGCCGCCCCCTACGGGCAGCAGCCTCCCGCCCCGTTCGGCCAGCAGGCGCCTCCGGCCTTCGGCCAGCAGCCTCCCGGTATGCCGCAGGGCATTCCCCAGGGTGTCCCGCAGGGCGGTGCCGGTCTGCACGCGGCTCTCCAGCTCTACAAGGAGGCGCCGACAGGCCAGCGCTGGACTTCGCAGAACCAGCAGCTCATGAGGGTCGATCTCACCATGGGCGGCAACCCGGTGCTGGCCCGCCAGGGCAGCATGGTCATGTACCAGGGCAAGGTCGACTTCGGTTACAAGAGCGCGGGTTTCGCGGGCCGTGTGGTCGGTAACGCCACCGGTCAGGAAATGCAGCTGATGCGCTGTACGGGCCGAGGGCAGGTCTTCCTCGCCGAAGAGGGCGCGCATCTGCATCCGATCGAGCTCCAGGGCGACGGCATCTGCGTCTCCGCCGAGAGCGTTCTCGCCTTCGATGAGTCGCTCCAGTACGAAGTCCGCAGGATCGAGGGCCACGGCATCCCCGGCGGCGCCCTGTTCACCATGCTGTTCCAGGGAACCGGCACCGTGGTCGTGAAGACCCACGGTGTCCCTGTCGTCCTGCCGGTCACCCCGACCACGTTCGCCGACTGCAACGCCGTCGTGGCATGGTCGGCGGCCTCCCAGGTGATCCTTTCCAGCCAGGTCAGGCTGCGCCGCAACGCGTATCCGGGACACAGCGGAGAGACCGTGAACCTCCAGTTCCGGGGAGCGCCCGGGAACTTCATCGTCGTCCAGCCCTACGAGGTGTGA